One window from the genome of Helicoverpa armigera isolate CAAS_96S chromosome 4, ASM3070526v1, whole genome shotgun sequence encodes:
- the LOC110384210 gene encoding uncharacterized protein LOC110384210 isoform X2, protein MPMYERPAFWRVPHQRMDPGNEPRDFGQRRRVTPGAPAGRELVRGDIIAKIDDYDARDLRHEDAQNLFRNAPKQIKLVVQRGGASAHLYSLPRSPGSFVGRVPTPTFYHEFAEDVDREGPRGSGTPMAPRSPIPNAAAPPYRTPSPQIGSNWRGPESLPRTPVPPHGPAGPAGLAQYTYPVQVEGEYRTLMLSPSSTRTDETFDESIQSQPYRTTPLVLPGAKVRREPGPTESYLRHHPNPAMRAPPSHDYRDTLMRQKVAESVLQRVVGEDANKMVHKQFNSPINLYSEQNIANSIRQQTSPLPANGHYGRPHVVKSHKPTVVYDPAQSDTFRALQEEGLGDVVHEVPTPVVPKVFTAPPAKKGPVPRPVKPEEKPKGKQTTFVNSLHEEHIQQSNSFKRLMYNVLGDTEF, encoded by the exons ATGCCGATGTACGAGCGGCCGGCGTTTTGGCGAGTGCCCCACCAGCGCATGGATCCTGGAAATGAGCCCAGGGATTTCGGACAGAGGAGAAGG GTAACCCCGGGAGCTCCCGCCGGCAGAGAGCTGGTGCGCGGAGATATCATCGCTAAAATCGACGACTACGACGCACGCGACCTGCGACACGAAGACGCTCAGAATCTCTTCAGGAATGCGCCCAAACAGATCAAGCTTGTTGTACAGAG GGGCGGCGCGAGCGCACACCTATACTCGTTGCCTCGGTCTCCGGGCAGCTTTGTAGGCCGCGTGCCGACGCCTACCTTCTATCACGAGTTTGCTGA GGACGTGGACCGCGAAGGGCCGCGCGGCTCGGGCACGCCGATGGCGCCGCGCTCCCCGATACCCAATGCCGCTGCACCACCATACAG GACGCCGAGCCCTCAAATCGGATCCAACTGGCGCGGTCCTGAGTCTCTGCCGCGAACACCCGTGCCTCCTCACGGCCCCGCCGGCCCGGCTGGACTGGCCCAGTATACGTACCCAGTGCAAGTGGAGGGAGAATACAGGACACTGATGCTCTCGCCCTCGTCTACACGAACTGATGAAACCTTTGACGAGTCTATTCAGAGCCAG CCGTACCGTACGACGCCCCTGGTGCTGCCGGGCGCGAAGGTCCGCCGCGAGCCCGGGCCCACAGAGAGCTACCTGCGTCACCACCCCAACCCGGCCATGCGCGCGCCGCCCAGCCACGACTACCGTGACACACTCATGAGGCAGAAG GTGGCAGAGTCGGTGTTGCAGCGAGTGGTTGGCGAAGACGCGAATAAG ATGGTGCACAAGCAGTTCAACTCCCCCATCAATCTATACTCGGAACAAAACATCGCCAACTCGATCAGGCAACAGACCTCGCCGTTGCC CGCTAACGGCCATTACGGGCGGCCGCACGTTGTCAAGAG TCACAAGCCGACCGTGGTGTACGACCCGGCGCAGTCCGACACGTTCCGCGCGCTGCAGGAGGAGGGGCTCGGCGACGTCGTGCACGAGGTGCCCACGCCCGTCGTGCCCAAGGTCTTCACTGCGCCGCCCGCCAAG AAAGGGCCAGTTCCGAGACCTGTCAAACCTGAAGAGAAACCGAAAGGAAAACAAACGACCTTC GTGAACTCATTACACGAAGAGCACATCCAACAGTCGAACTCGTTCAAACGCCTCATGTACAACGTGCTCGGCGACACCGAGTTCTAG
- the LOC110384210 gene encoding uncharacterized protein LOC110384210 isoform X6: MGRLHTFVVTLRRDSRDVNWGLRLVGGADLATPLIVTRVTPGAPAGRELVRGDIIAKIDDYDARDLRHEDAQNLFRNAPKQIKLVVQRDVDREGPRGSGTPMAPRSPIPNAAAPPYRTPSPQIGSNWRGPESLPRTPVPPHGPAGPAGLAQYTYPVQVEGEYRTLMLSPSSTRTDETFDESIQSQPYRTTPLVLPGAKVRREPGPTESYLRHHPNPAMRAPPSHDYRDTLMRQKVAESVLQRVVGEDANKMVHKQFNSPINLYSEQNIANSIRQQTSPLPANGHYGRPHVVKSHKPTVVYDPAQSDTFRALQEEGLGDVVHEVPTPVVPKVFTAPPAKKGPVPRPVKPEEKPKGKQTTFVNSLHEEHIQQSNSFKRLMYNVLGDTEF; encoded by the exons ATGGGGCGGCTGCACACCTTCGTGGTGACGCTGCGCCGCGACAGCCGCGACGTCAACTGGGGCCTGCGCCTCGTCGGCGGCGCAGACCTCGCCACGCCGCTCATCGTCACCCGG GTAACCCCGGGAGCTCCCGCCGGCAGAGAGCTGGTGCGCGGAGATATCATCGCTAAAATCGACGACTACGACGCACGCGACCTGCGACACGAAGACGCTCAGAATCTCTTCAGGAATGCGCCCAAACAGATCAAGCTTGTTGTACAGAG GGACGTGGACCGCGAAGGGCCGCGCGGCTCGGGCACGCCGATGGCGCCGCGCTCCCCGATACCCAATGCCGCTGCACCACCATACAG GACGCCGAGCCCTCAAATCGGATCCAACTGGCGCGGTCCTGAGTCTCTGCCGCGAACACCCGTGCCTCCTCACGGCCCCGCCGGCCCGGCTGGACTGGCCCAGTATACGTACCCAGTGCAAGTGGAGGGAGAATACAGGACACTGATGCTCTCGCCCTCGTCTACACGAACTGATGAAACCTTTGACGAGTCTATTCAGAGCCAG CCGTACCGTACGACGCCCCTGGTGCTGCCGGGCGCGAAGGTCCGCCGCGAGCCCGGGCCCACAGAGAGCTACCTGCGTCACCACCCCAACCCGGCCATGCGCGCGCCGCCCAGCCACGACTACCGTGACACACTCATGAGGCAGAAG GTGGCAGAGTCGGTGTTGCAGCGAGTGGTTGGCGAAGACGCGAATAAG ATGGTGCACAAGCAGTTCAACTCCCCCATCAATCTATACTCGGAACAAAACATCGCCAACTCGATCAGGCAACAGACCTCGCCGTTGCC CGCTAACGGCCATTACGGGCGGCCGCACGTTGTCAAGAG TCACAAGCCGACCGTGGTGTACGACCCGGCGCAGTCCGACACGTTCCGCGCGCTGCAGGAGGAGGGGCTCGGCGACGTCGTGCACGAGGTGCCCACGCCCGTCGTGCCCAAGGTCTTCACTGCGCCGCCCGCCAAG AAAGGGCCAGTTCCGAGACCTGTCAAACCTGAAGAGAAACCGAAAGGAAAACAAACGACCTTC GTGAACTCATTACACGAAGAGCACATCCAACAGTCGAACTCGTTCAAACGCCTCATGTACAACGTGCTCGGCGACACCGAGTTCTAG
- the LOC110384210 gene encoding PDZ and LIM domain protein 7 isoform X3, which produces MGRLHTFVVTLRRDSRDVNWGLRLVGGADLATPLIVTRVTPGAPAGRELVRGDIIAKIDDYDARDLRHEDAQNLFRNAPKQIKLVVQRGGASAHLYSLPRSPGSFVGRVPTPTFYHEFAEDVDREGPRGSGTPMAPRSPIPNAAAPPYRTPSPQIGSNWRGPESLPRTPVPPHGPAGPAGLAQYTYPVQVEGEYRTLMLSPSSTRTDETFDESIQSQPYRTTPLVLPGAKVRREPGPTESYLRHHPNPAMRAPPSHDYRDTLMRQKVAESVLQRVVGEDANKMVHKQFNSPINLYSEQNIANSIRQQTSPLPHKPTVVYDPAQSDTFRALQEEGLGDVVHEVPTPVVPKVFTAPPAKKGPVPRPVKPEEKPKGKQTTFVNSLHEEHIQQSNSFKRLMYNVLGDTEF; this is translated from the exons ATGGGGCGGCTGCACACCTTCGTGGTGACGCTGCGCCGCGACAGCCGCGACGTCAACTGGGGCCTGCGCCTCGTCGGCGGCGCAGACCTCGCCACGCCGCTCATCGTCACCCGG GTAACCCCGGGAGCTCCCGCCGGCAGAGAGCTGGTGCGCGGAGATATCATCGCTAAAATCGACGACTACGACGCACGCGACCTGCGACACGAAGACGCTCAGAATCTCTTCAGGAATGCGCCCAAACAGATCAAGCTTGTTGTACAGAG GGGCGGCGCGAGCGCACACCTATACTCGTTGCCTCGGTCTCCGGGCAGCTTTGTAGGCCGCGTGCCGACGCCTACCTTCTATCACGAGTTTGCTGA GGACGTGGACCGCGAAGGGCCGCGCGGCTCGGGCACGCCGATGGCGCCGCGCTCCCCGATACCCAATGCCGCTGCACCACCATACAG GACGCCGAGCCCTCAAATCGGATCCAACTGGCGCGGTCCTGAGTCTCTGCCGCGAACACCCGTGCCTCCTCACGGCCCCGCCGGCCCGGCTGGACTGGCCCAGTATACGTACCCAGTGCAAGTGGAGGGAGAATACAGGACACTGATGCTCTCGCCCTCGTCTACACGAACTGATGAAACCTTTGACGAGTCTATTCAGAGCCAG CCGTACCGTACGACGCCCCTGGTGCTGCCGGGCGCGAAGGTCCGCCGCGAGCCCGGGCCCACAGAGAGCTACCTGCGTCACCACCCCAACCCGGCCATGCGCGCGCCGCCCAGCCACGACTACCGTGACACACTCATGAGGCAGAAG GTGGCAGAGTCGGTGTTGCAGCGAGTGGTTGGCGAAGACGCGAATAAG ATGGTGCACAAGCAGTTCAACTCCCCCATCAATCTATACTCGGAACAAAACATCGCCAACTCGATCAGGCAACAGACCTCGCCGTTGCC TCACAAGCCGACCGTGGTGTACGACCCGGCGCAGTCCGACACGTTCCGCGCGCTGCAGGAGGAGGGGCTCGGCGACGTCGTGCACGAGGTGCCCACGCCCGTCGTGCCCAAGGTCTTCACTGCGCCGCCCGCCAAG AAAGGGCCAGTTCCGAGACCTGTCAAACCTGAAGAGAAACCGAAAGGAAAACAAACGACCTTC GTGAACTCATTACACGAAGAGCACATCCAACAGTCGAACTCGTTCAAACGCCTCATGTACAACGTGCTCGGCGACACCGAGTTCTAG
- the LOC110384210 gene encoding PDZ and LIM domain protein 7 isoform X5, with amino-acid sequence MGRLHTFVVTLRRDSRDVNWGLRLVGGADLATPLIVTRVTPGAPAGRELVRGDIIAKIDDYDARDLRHEDAQNLFRNAPKQIKLVVQRGGASAHLYSLPRSPGSFVGRVPTPTFYHEFAEDVDREGPRGSGTPMAPRSPIPNAAAPPYRTPSPQIGSNWRGPESLPRTPVPPHGPAGPAGLAQYTYPVQVEGEYRTLMLSPSSTRTDETFDESIQSQPYRTTPLVLPGAKVRREPGPTESYLRHHPNPAMRAPPSHDYRDTLMRQKMVHKQFNSPINLYSEQNIANSIRQQTSPLPHKPTVVYDPAQSDTFRALQEEGLGDVVHEVPTPVVPKVFTAPPAKKGPVPRPVKPEEKPKGKQTTFVNSLHEEHIQQSNSFKRLMYNVLGDTEF; translated from the exons ATGGGGCGGCTGCACACCTTCGTGGTGACGCTGCGCCGCGACAGCCGCGACGTCAACTGGGGCCTGCGCCTCGTCGGCGGCGCAGACCTCGCCACGCCGCTCATCGTCACCCGG GTAACCCCGGGAGCTCCCGCCGGCAGAGAGCTGGTGCGCGGAGATATCATCGCTAAAATCGACGACTACGACGCACGCGACCTGCGACACGAAGACGCTCAGAATCTCTTCAGGAATGCGCCCAAACAGATCAAGCTTGTTGTACAGAG GGGCGGCGCGAGCGCACACCTATACTCGTTGCCTCGGTCTCCGGGCAGCTTTGTAGGCCGCGTGCCGACGCCTACCTTCTATCACGAGTTTGCTGA GGACGTGGACCGCGAAGGGCCGCGCGGCTCGGGCACGCCGATGGCGCCGCGCTCCCCGATACCCAATGCCGCTGCACCACCATACAG GACGCCGAGCCCTCAAATCGGATCCAACTGGCGCGGTCCTGAGTCTCTGCCGCGAACACCCGTGCCTCCTCACGGCCCCGCCGGCCCGGCTGGACTGGCCCAGTATACGTACCCAGTGCAAGTGGAGGGAGAATACAGGACACTGATGCTCTCGCCCTCGTCTACACGAACTGATGAAACCTTTGACGAGTCTATTCAGAGCCAG CCGTACCGTACGACGCCCCTGGTGCTGCCGGGCGCGAAGGTCCGCCGCGAGCCCGGGCCCACAGAGAGCTACCTGCGTCACCACCCCAACCCGGCCATGCGCGCGCCGCCCAGCCACGACTACCGTGACACACTCATGAGGCAGAAG ATGGTGCACAAGCAGTTCAACTCCCCCATCAATCTATACTCGGAACAAAACATCGCCAACTCGATCAGGCAACAGACCTCGCCGTTGCC TCACAAGCCGACCGTGGTGTACGACCCGGCGCAGTCCGACACGTTCCGCGCGCTGCAGGAGGAGGGGCTCGGCGACGTCGTGCACGAGGTGCCCACGCCCGTCGTGCCCAAGGTCTTCACTGCGCCGCCCGCCAAG AAAGGGCCAGTTCCGAGACCTGTCAAACCTGAAGAGAAACCGAAAGGAAAACAAACGACCTTC GTGAACTCATTACACGAAGAGCACATCCAACAGTCGAACTCGTTCAAACGCCTCATGTACAACGTGCTCGGCGACACCGAGTTCTAG
- the LOC110384053 gene encoding carbohydrate sulfotransferase 11, protein MLISVKRLRSRIRSRAFVYLRCGAKTAAFLFWATLYMAVMKMTIFKSSVNTPPVKDWSALPDNYSMWLFQSQTKEELETNGDNVWLAPDNATFIELDQRLDKVQEVCRMRNLFTQKINNKEFFVDQKHRLVWCNIFKAASSYWLYYFNILGGYDKKFLQKSKSQPLNLARKKFPRPSADDLKAALKTPGVLSLLVVREPFVRLLSAYRDKLEIQIKPFYRKLAKSIISKYRQTTIALFGKPKLSGPTFYEFVQYLIDQNKSPGYEFNEHWAPYYQFCSPCAVNFSVIAKVETLDKDSMYVIQQLQLGKVLDVKVGERRRKQRYLMNLSRDGKNTTALLKHYFSQLDEYMLNDLLKIYGVDFEMFGYDADIYKSYVRKPQLKV, encoded by the exons ATGTTAATCTCAGTGAAACGTTTAAGATCGAGGATAAGATCGAGAGCATTCGTTTATTTAAGATGTGGTGCGAAGACCGCAGCGTTTTTGTTTTGGGCTACTCTTTACATGGCTGTTATGAAAATGACTATATTCAAAAGCAGTGTGAACACACCTCCGGTGAAGGATTGGTCTGCTTTACCTGATAATTACAGCATGTGGCTG TTTCAGAGTCAAACCAAAGAAGAGTTGGAAACAAATGGAGATAATGTGTGGTTGGCGCCAGATAATGCCACTTTTATAGAACTGGATCAGCGTTTAGACAAAGTGCAAGAGGTGTGTCGTATGAGGAACCttttcacacaaaaaattaataacaaagaGTTCTTTGTTGACCAAAAACATCGACTCGTGTGGTGCAACATTTTCAAAGCTGCTAGTTCTTACTGgctgtattattttaatattttgg GAGGATATGATAAGAAGTTTTTGCAGAAAAGTAAGTCACAACCTTTGAATTTAGCGAGAAAGAAATTCCCTCGGCCCAGCGCAGACGATCTAAAGGCTGCTCTGAAGACACCGGGCGTATTGTCACTTCTGGTGGTGAGGGAGCCTTTCGTAAGGCTGCTGTCGGCTTACAGAGATAAACTGGAGATCCAAATTAAGCCATTCTATAGGAAATTGGCGAAAtcgattatttcaaaatatcggCAAACCACAATCGCTCTTTTCGGGAAGCCTAAATTGTCTGGACCGACATTCTACGAGTTTGTTCAATATTTGATAGATCAGAATAAGAGTCCAGGCTATGAGTTCAACGAACACTGGGCTCCGTATTATCAGTTTTGTTCACCTTGTGCAGTAAACTTTAGCGTGATTGCCAAGGTGGAAACATTAGATAAAGATTCTATGTATGTAATACAACAATTACAGCTCGGCAAAGTGTTAGATGTTAAAGTTGGTGAACGAAGAAGGAAGCAACGTTATCTAATGAATTTATCTCGCGATGGTAAGAATACCACTGCATTGTTAAAGCATTACTTCAGTCAACTTGATGAATACATGTTAAAcgatttgttaaaaatatatggtGTTGACTTTGAAATGTTCGGATATGATGCGGATATCTATAAAAGTTATGTTAGAAAGCctcaattaaaagtttaa
- the LOC110384210 gene encoding PDZ and LIM domain protein 7 isoform X1, which yields MGRLHTFVVTLRRDSRDVNWGLRLVGGADLATPLIVTRVTPGAPAGRELVRGDIIAKIDDYDARDLRHEDAQNLFRNAPKQIKLVVQRGGASAHLYSLPRSPGSFVGRVPTPTFYHEFAEDVDREGPRGSGTPMAPRSPIPNAAAPPYRTPSPQIGSNWRGPESLPRTPVPPHGPAGPAGLAQYTYPVQVEGEYRTLMLSPSSTRTDETFDESIQSQPYRTTPLVLPGAKVRREPGPTESYLRHHPNPAMRAPPSHDYRDTLMRQKVAESVLQRVVGEDANKMVHKQFNSPINLYSEQNIANSIRQQTSPLPANGHYGRPHVVKSHKPTVVYDPAQSDTFRALQEEGLGDVVHEVPTPVVPKVFTAPPAKKGPVPRPVKPEEKPKGKQTTFVNSLHEEHIQQSNSFKRLMYNVLGDTEF from the exons ATGGGGCGGCTGCACACCTTCGTGGTGACGCTGCGCCGCGACAGCCGCGACGTCAACTGGGGCCTGCGCCTCGTCGGCGGCGCAGACCTCGCCACGCCGCTCATCGTCACCCGG GTAACCCCGGGAGCTCCCGCCGGCAGAGAGCTGGTGCGCGGAGATATCATCGCTAAAATCGACGACTACGACGCACGCGACCTGCGACACGAAGACGCTCAGAATCTCTTCAGGAATGCGCCCAAACAGATCAAGCTTGTTGTACAGAG GGGCGGCGCGAGCGCACACCTATACTCGTTGCCTCGGTCTCCGGGCAGCTTTGTAGGCCGCGTGCCGACGCCTACCTTCTATCACGAGTTTGCTGA GGACGTGGACCGCGAAGGGCCGCGCGGCTCGGGCACGCCGATGGCGCCGCGCTCCCCGATACCCAATGCCGCTGCACCACCATACAG GACGCCGAGCCCTCAAATCGGATCCAACTGGCGCGGTCCTGAGTCTCTGCCGCGAACACCCGTGCCTCCTCACGGCCCCGCCGGCCCGGCTGGACTGGCCCAGTATACGTACCCAGTGCAAGTGGAGGGAGAATACAGGACACTGATGCTCTCGCCCTCGTCTACACGAACTGATGAAACCTTTGACGAGTCTATTCAGAGCCAG CCGTACCGTACGACGCCCCTGGTGCTGCCGGGCGCGAAGGTCCGCCGCGAGCCCGGGCCCACAGAGAGCTACCTGCGTCACCACCCCAACCCGGCCATGCGCGCGCCGCCCAGCCACGACTACCGTGACACACTCATGAGGCAGAAG GTGGCAGAGTCGGTGTTGCAGCGAGTGGTTGGCGAAGACGCGAATAAG ATGGTGCACAAGCAGTTCAACTCCCCCATCAATCTATACTCGGAACAAAACATCGCCAACTCGATCAGGCAACAGACCTCGCCGTTGCC CGCTAACGGCCATTACGGGCGGCCGCACGTTGTCAAGAG TCACAAGCCGACCGTGGTGTACGACCCGGCGCAGTCCGACACGTTCCGCGCGCTGCAGGAGGAGGGGCTCGGCGACGTCGTGCACGAGGTGCCCACGCCCGTCGTGCCCAAGGTCTTCACTGCGCCGCCCGCCAAG AAAGGGCCAGTTCCGAGACCTGTCAAACCTGAAGAGAAACCGAAAGGAAAACAAACGACCTTC GTGAACTCATTACACGAAGAGCACATCCAACAGTCGAACTCGTTCAAACGCCTCATGTACAACGTGCTCGGCGACACCGAGTTCTAG
- the LOC110384210 gene encoding PDZ and LIM domain protein 7 isoform X4 produces the protein MGRLHTFVVTLRRDSRDVNWGLRLVGGADLATPLIVTRVTPGAPAGRELVRGDIIAKIDDYDARDLRHEDAQNLFRNAPKQIKLVVQRGGASAHLYSLPRSPGSFVGRVPTPTFYHEFAEDVDREGPRGSGTPMAPRSPIPNAAAPPYRTPSPQIGSNWRGPESLPRTPVPPHGPAGPAGLAQYTYPVQVEGEYRTLMLSPSSTRTDETFDESIQSQPYRTTPLVLPGAKVRREPGPTESYLRHHPNPAMRAPPSHDYRDTLMRQKMVHKQFNSPINLYSEQNIANSIRQQTSPLPANGHYGRPHVVKSHKPTVVYDPAQSDTFRALQEEGLGDVVHEVPTPVVPKVFTAPPAKKGPVPRPVKPEEKPKGKQTTFVNSLHEEHIQQSNSFKRLMYNVLGDTEF, from the exons ATGGGGCGGCTGCACACCTTCGTGGTGACGCTGCGCCGCGACAGCCGCGACGTCAACTGGGGCCTGCGCCTCGTCGGCGGCGCAGACCTCGCCACGCCGCTCATCGTCACCCGG GTAACCCCGGGAGCTCCCGCCGGCAGAGAGCTGGTGCGCGGAGATATCATCGCTAAAATCGACGACTACGACGCACGCGACCTGCGACACGAAGACGCTCAGAATCTCTTCAGGAATGCGCCCAAACAGATCAAGCTTGTTGTACAGAG GGGCGGCGCGAGCGCACACCTATACTCGTTGCCTCGGTCTCCGGGCAGCTTTGTAGGCCGCGTGCCGACGCCTACCTTCTATCACGAGTTTGCTGA GGACGTGGACCGCGAAGGGCCGCGCGGCTCGGGCACGCCGATGGCGCCGCGCTCCCCGATACCCAATGCCGCTGCACCACCATACAG GACGCCGAGCCCTCAAATCGGATCCAACTGGCGCGGTCCTGAGTCTCTGCCGCGAACACCCGTGCCTCCTCACGGCCCCGCCGGCCCGGCTGGACTGGCCCAGTATACGTACCCAGTGCAAGTGGAGGGAGAATACAGGACACTGATGCTCTCGCCCTCGTCTACACGAACTGATGAAACCTTTGACGAGTCTATTCAGAGCCAG CCGTACCGTACGACGCCCCTGGTGCTGCCGGGCGCGAAGGTCCGCCGCGAGCCCGGGCCCACAGAGAGCTACCTGCGTCACCACCCCAACCCGGCCATGCGCGCGCCGCCCAGCCACGACTACCGTGACACACTCATGAGGCAGAAG ATGGTGCACAAGCAGTTCAACTCCCCCATCAATCTATACTCGGAACAAAACATCGCCAACTCGATCAGGCAACAGACCTCGCCGTTGCC CGCTAACGGCCATTACGGGCGGCCGCACGTTGTCAAGAG TCACAAGCCGACCGTGGTGTACGACCCGGCGCAGTCCGACACGTTCCGCGCGCTGCAGGAGGAGGGGCTCGGCGACGTCGTGCACGAGGTGCCCACGCCCGTCGTGCCCAAGGTCTTCACTGCGCCGCCCGCCAAG AAAGGGCCAGTTCCGAGACCTGTCAAACCTGAAGAGAAACCGAAAGGAAAACAAACGACCTTC GTGAACTCATTACACGAAGAGCACATCCAACAGTCGAACTCGTTCAAACGCCTCATGTACAACGTGCTCGGCGACACCGAGTTCTAG
- the LOC110384210 gene encoding PDZ and LIM domain protein 3 isoform X7 encodes MGRLHTFVVTLRRDSRDVNWGLRLVGGADLATPLIVTRVTPGAPAGRELVRGDIIAKIDDYDARDLRHEDAQNLFRNAPKQIKLVVQRTPSPQIGSNWRGPESLPRTPVPPHGPAGPAGLAQYTYPVQVEGEYRTLMLSPSSTRTDETFDESIQSQPYRTTPLVLPGAKVRREPGPTESYLRHHPNPAMRAPPSHDYRDTLMRQKVAESVLQRVVGEDANKMVHKQFNSPINLYSEQNIANSIRQQTSPLPANGHYGRPHVVKSHKPTVVYDPAQSDTFRALQEEGLGDVVHEVPTPVVPKVFTAPPAKKGPVPRPVKPEEKPKGKQTTFVNSLHEEHIQQSNSFKRLMYNVLGDTEF; translated from the exons ATGGGGCGGCTGCACACCTTCGTGGTGACGCTGCGCCGCGACAGCCGCGACGTCAACTGGGGCCTGCGCCTCGTCGGCGGCGCAGACCTCGCCACGCCGCTCATCGTCACCCGG GTAACCCCGGGAGCTCCCGCCGGCAGAGAGCTGGTGCGCGGAGATATCATCGCTAAAATCGACGACTACGACGCACGCGACCTGCGACACGAAGACGCTCAGAATCTCTTCAGGAATGCGCCCAAACAGATCAAGCTTGTTGTACAGAG GACGCCGAGCCCTCAAATCGGATCCAACTGGCGCGGTCCTGAGTCTCTGCCGCGAACACCCGTGCCTCCTCACGGCCCCGCCGGCCCGGCTGGACTGGCCCAGTATACGTACCCAGTGCAAGTGGAGGGAGAATACAGGACACTGATGCTCTCGCCCTCGTCTACACGAACTGATGAAACCTTTGACGAGTCTATTCAGAGCCAG CCGTACCGTACGACGCCCCTGGTGCTGCCGGGCGCGAAGGTCCGCCGCGAGCCCGGGCCCACAGAGAGCTACCTGCGTCACCACCCCAACCCGGCCATGCGCGCGCCGCCCAGCCACGACTACCGTGACACACTCATGAGGCAGAAG GTGGCAGAGTCGGTGTTGCAGCGAGTGGTTGGCGAAGACGCGAATAAG ATGGTGCACAAGCAGTTCAACTCCCCCATCAATCTATACTCGGAACAAAACATCGCCAACTCGATCAGGCAACAGACCTCGCCGTTGCC CGCTAACGGCCATTACGGGCGGCCGCACGTTGTCAAGAG TCACAAGCCGACCGTGGTGTACGACCCGGCGCAGTCCGACACGTTCCGCGCGCTGCAGGAGGAGGGGCTCGGCGACGTCGTGCACGAGGTGCCCACGCCCGTCGTGCCCAAGGTCTTCACTGCGCCGCCCGCCAAG AAAGGGCCAGTTCCGAGACCTGTCAAACCTGAAGAGAAACCGAAAGGAAAACAAACGACCTTC GTGAACTCATTACACGAAGAGCACATCCAACAGTCGAACTCGTTCAAACGCCTCATGTACAACGTGCTCGGCGACACCGAGTTCTAG
- the LOC110384054 gene encoding E3 ubiquitin-protein ligase MARCHF8, translating into MPVQQINVKNSSDIESWEWGGGCGREVIRTGSGSSRTSCSNSSGDICRICHCESEPHNPLLAPCYCSGSLKYVHQSCLQQWLTASETRSCELCKFNFIMHTKIKPFNEWRLLEMSGVERRRLCCAVLFHCVAALCVMWSLFVLIERAVEEVNRGMIAWPFWTKLVVVAVGFTGGAVFMYIQCRQYLHLCNRWRAHNRILLIQNAPEKIPIGSGSPPVRVKRRERAARGQVVANIEPPPPPAAYHEEDESGGFETYRGNPHRRLSGLAEPAPAPDERRYSDTRLPAEVSAAPVYHISVDPLEADIRSLLALEARREARAARSLPCLRASSESLLPPGARSAPAPPAPPAS; encoded by the exons ATGCCTGTTCAGCAAATTAATGTGAAAAACTCGTCGGATATTGAAAGTTGGGAATGGGGAGGTGGATGTGGTAGAGAAGTGATACGGACGGGGTCAGGGAGCAGCCGCACGTCATGTAGTAACTCCAGCGGAGATATTTGCCGCATATGCCACTGCGAGAGTGAGCCTCACAACCCTCTGCTAGCACCGTGTTATTGTTCAG GAAGTTTGAAGTATGTACATCAGAGTTGTTTACAACAGTGGCTCACTGCATCGGAGACGAGGTCTTGTGAACTCTGcaaattcaattttatcatGCACACCAAAATAAAGCCATTTAATGAG TGGCGTCTACTGGAGATGTCGGGCGTGGAACGTCGCAGACTATGCTGTGCAGTACTGTTCCACTGCGTGGCGGCTCTCTGCGTCATGTGGTCCCTCTTCGTACTTATTGAGCGGGCCGTGGAAGAGGTCAATCGGGGAATGATTG CATGGCCATTTTGGACAAAGTTGGTAGTAGTTGCTGTGGGGTTCACTGGCGGCGCAgtttttatgtacatacaatGCCGACAGTACCTCCATCTTTGTAACCGTTGGCGAGCTCACAAcag AATACTGTTAATTCAAAACGCGCCCGAGAAAATACCGATCGGAAGCGGGTCGCCCCCGGTGCGGGTGAAGCGGCGCGAGCGCGCGGCGCGGGGGCAGGTGGTGGCCAACAtcgagccgccgccgccgcccgccgcctaCCACGAGGAGGACGAGAGCGGCGGCTTCGAGACGTACCGCGGCAACCCGCACCGCCGCCTGTCGGGGCTGGCCGAGCCCGCGCCGGCGCCCGACGAGCGGCGCTACTCCGACACGCGCCTGCCGGCCGAGGTGAGTGCCGCGCCCGTGTACCACATCAGCGTGGACCCGCTGGAGGCCGACATCCGCTCGCTGCTGGCGCTGGAGGCGCGGCGcgaggcgcgggcggcgcgctcGCTGCCGTGCCTGCGCGCGAGCAGCGAGTCGCTGCTGCCGCCCGGCGCCCGctccgcgcccgcgccgcccgcgccgcccgcctcctGA